From Paenibacillus polymyxa, the proteins below share one genomic window:
- a CDS encoding ATP-binding protein, whose product MISEFQEALLDTVGACPSTQIANNKYENVLENLDSGIMLFDSDGVLTFINVQMARLLELPRSSLAGRNLMQILHHPELSRFKKKKIMRIYKETIFHRKRYHELIDEYGRHWLITVTYGDQMDGDFLFSVKDVSDYKQIEQTAYQNDKLAMLGRISASIAHEIRNPLTAIRGFIQLLRPHLVELGRDEYARIILTEIDRANDIIYEFLNSSKPSAPQKTAVSVMGLLKEVVMLTESEALMKGCQIVLDENDELMKVSIDVKQIKQVILNMIKNAMDAIESISGEREGCIDIHTVLEGSYVHICIEDNGLGMDHNTLARLFDPFFTTKESGTGLGLAVSYRIIKNHGGFIHVDSKHGSGTQFKITLPVV is encoded by the coding sequence ATGATCAGTGAATTCCAAGAAGCCTTGCTTGATACCGTGGGAGCTTGCCCTTCCACACAGATCGCCAATAATAAGTATGAAAATGTACTGGAGAACCTGGATAGTGGTATCATGCTGTTTGACAGTGACGGGGTACTGACCTTTATTAACGTGCAAATGGCGAGATTACTGGAGCTACCACGTAGTTCGCTCGCAGGTCGCAACCTGATGCAAATTTTGCATCATCCTGAGTTAAGTCGGTTTAAGAAGAAGAAAATTATGCGGATTTATAAAGAAACTATCTTTCATAGAAAGCGCTATCATGAGTTGATTGATGAGTATGGTCGGCATTGGTTGATAACAGTGACCTACGGTGATCAGATGGATGGCGATTTTTTGTTTAGTGTAAAGGATGTGTCGGATTATAAGCAGATTGAGCAAACGGCGTATCAAAACGACAAGCTGGCGATGCTGGGACGTATTTCGGCCTCTATCGCCCATGAAATCCGTAACCCGCTTACTGCAATCCGGGGTTTTATTCAATTGCTTCGGCCGCACTTGGTGGAGTTGGGTAGGGATGAGTATGCCCGTATTATTTTAACCGAGATTGATCGTGCGAACGACATTATTTATGAGTTTTTAAATTCGTCCAAGCCTTCTGCTCCACAAAAAACGGCTGTATCTGTGATGGGACTGTTGAAAGAAGTAGTGATGCTGACAGAAAGCGAGGCGTTGATGAAGGGCTGCCAGATCGTACTGGATGAAAATGATGAGCTCATGAAGGTTTCCATTGACGTGAAGCAGATTAAGCAGGTTATCCTCAATATGATTAAAAATGCGATGGATGCCATTGAAAGCATCAGCGGGGAACGAGAGGGATGCATTGATATCCATACCGTGCTTGAGGGCTCTTATGTGCACATTTGCATTGAGGATAACGGCTTAGGTATGGATCACAATACATTGGCGCGTTTATTCGATCCTTTTTTTACAACAAAAGAAAGTGGAACCGGCTTGGGATTGGCTGTGAGCTATCGTATTATCAAAAATCACGGAGGCTTCATTCATGTAGACAGTAAACATGGAAGCGGTACACAATTTAAAATCACACTTCCTGTAGTCTAA
- a CDS encoding 2-isopropylmalate synthase translates to MRKIYIFDTTLRDGEQSPGVNLNTREKVEIAHQLEKLGIDRMEAGFPAASPGDLAAVNAVAKAVKNSTVIGLSRAREQDIDAVREALKGAQDPCIHIFLATSPIHRQHKLRMEKAQVLETARAAIRYGLKYLPKVEFSLEDAGRTELDFVVEMVTMAVQEGASVVNIPDTVGYLTPYEYGNIFKHIKQNVVDVEKIQLSAHCHNDLGMATANTLAAILHGADQIEGTINGIGERAGNTAIEEIAMALETRQEFFQAKTSLQLSEIARTSRLVSRLTGMVVPGNKAIVGANAFAHESGIHQDGMLKEKTTYEIMTPESIGLKESKLVLGKHSGRHAFRERLVELGYELNDEDLNRAFGQFKDLADKKKEVSDDDILALLEEKLADAPEVFKLETIFVTYGNKATPSAQVRLVNDEGQVIETEAEGNGSVDAIYNAIDQASSESVVLSDYSIKSVTHGKDALGEVHVVLTQNGISVQGRGVSTDILEASARAYVDALNGLIDKRKNYSNRVDYKS, encoded by the coding sequence TTGCGCAAAATATATATATTTGACACAACGTTGAGAGACGGAGAACAGTCACCTGGCGTGAACTTGAATACTCGTGAGAAAGTAGAGATCGCTCATCAGTTGGAGAAGCTGGGAATCGATCGTATGGAGGCTGGGTTCCCAGCTGCTTCTCCGGGTGATCTCGCGGCTGTTAATGCAGTAGCAAAAGCTGTAAAAAATTCGACTGTTATTGGCCTTTCGCGTGCAAGGGAACAGGATATTGATGCGGTTCGCGAGGCACTTAAGGGAGCACAGGACCCGTGTATCCATATCTTTTTGGCAACCTCTCCAATTCATCGTCAGCATAAGCTGCGGATGGAGAAGGCACAGGTACTGGAAACGGCCCGTGCAGCCATTCGTTATGGATTGAAGTATTTGCCAAAAGTGGAGTTTTCATTGGAGGATGCAGGGCGAACGGAGCTTGATTTTGTGGTTGAAATGGTCACCATGGCTGTACAGGAAGGGGCTTCTGTCGTCAATATTCCAGATACGGTAGGTTACCTAACACCATACGAATACGGAAATATATTCAAACATATCAAGCAAAATGTGGTTGATGTGGAGAAGATTCAATTGAGTGCACATTGCCACAATGACTTGGGAATGGCTACTGCGAATACGCTTGCTGCCATCCTGCACGGTGCAGATCAGATTGAGGGAACGATTAACGGTATCGGTGAACGTGCTGGAAACACGGCCATTGAGGAAATCGCCATGGCACTGGAGACGAGACAGGAATTTTTCCAGGCCAAAACGTCTCTGCAACTGTCTGAAATTGCACGTACGAGCCGTTTGGTTAGCCGTTTGACGGGGATGGTAGTGCCGGGCAACAAGGCGATCGTGGGTGCTAACGCTTTTGCGCACGAATCAGGTATTCACCAAGACGGCATGCTGAAGGAAAAGACGACCTATGAGATTATGACACCGGAAAGTATCGGTCTGAAAGAAAGCAAGCTAGTACTGGGCAAGCATTCAGGGCGTCATGCTTTCCGAGAGCGTTTGGTCGAATTGGGCTACGAATTGAACGATGAAGATCTGAATCGCGCTTTTGGTCAGTTTAAGGATTTGGCTGATAAGAAGAAGGAAGTATCGGATGATGATATCTTGGCATTGTTGGAAGAAAAATTGGCCGATGCACCTGAAGTCTTCAAGCTGGAAACCATTTTCGTAACTTACGGGAACAAGGCTACGCCTTCCGCACAAGTGCGCCTGGTTAACGATGAAGGTCAGGTAATCGAGACAGAAGCTGAGGGAAATGGTTCAGTCGATGCGATCTATAATGCGATTGACCAAGCCAGCAGCGAGAGTGTTGTACTTTCTGATTACTCCATCAAATCTGTTACCCATGGCAAGGACGCTCTAGGTGAAGTACATGTGGTGCTGACTCAAAACGGAATATCTGTACAGGGACGCGGGGTAAGCACTGATATTTTGGAAGCAAGTGCACGAGCTTATGTGGATGCACTGAATGGTTTGATCGACAAGCGTAAAAATTACAGCAATCGCGTAGATTATAAATCCTAA
- the ilvC gene encoding ketol-acid reductoisomerase, whose translation MAVTTYYEKDAELSVLKGKTVAVIGYGSQGHAQAQNLRDSGVNVVIGLREGKSADVARNDGFEVLNVADATSRADVVQILLPDETQASVYKNEIEPNLKKGAALLFSHGFNVHFGQIVAPKDSDVLLVAPKSPGHMVRRTYVEGFGVPGLIAIEQDATGQAKEIGLAYAKGIGCTRAGVIETSFREETETDLFGEQAVLCGGVSALVKAGFETLTEAGYAPEMAYFECLHELKLIVDLMYEGGLATMRDSISNTAEYGDYVTGPRVVTEDTKKAMKDVLTDIQQGKFARDFILENQSGRAFLTATRRNEANHPIEVVGGQLREMMHWIKK comes from the coding sequence ATGGCAGTTACAACGTACTACGAAAAAGATGCAGAACTTAGCGTATTGAAAGGAAAAACAGTGGCCGTTATCGGTTACGGTAGCCAAGGACATGCCCAAGCACAAAACTTGCGTGACAGTGGTGTGAATGTTGTTATTGGTTTGCGTGAAGGCAAATCAGCTGATGTCGCAAGAAACGACGGTTTTGAAGTTCTGAACGTAGCTGATGCAACAAGCCGTGCAGATGTGGTTCAAATTTTGTTGCCTGATGAAACTCAAGCTTCTGTCTACAAAAATGAAATCGAACCTAACCTGAAAAAAGGCGCAGCACTTTTGTTCTCCCATGGTTTCAATGTTCATTTTGGACAAATCGTAGCTCCTAAAGATAGCGATGTATTGCTGGTTGCTCCAAAATCCCCAGGACATATGGTACGTCGTACCTATGTAGAAGGGTTTGGCGTACCGGGGTTGATCGCAATTGAGCAGGACGCAACAGGTCAAGCCAAGGAGATCGGTCTTGCATACGCAAAAGGCATTGGCTGTACACGTGCGGGCGTAATTGAAACCTCCTTCCGTGAAGAAACGGAGACGGACCTGTTCGGTGAGCAGGCGGTATTGTGTGGCGGTGTGAGCGCACTCGTAAAAGCGGGCTTTGAAACATTGACTGAGGCAGGTTATGCTCCTGAGATGGCATACTTCGAATGCTTGCATGAGCTTAAGCTGATCGTTGACCTGATGTATGAAGGTGGATTGGCAACAATGCGTGATTCCATCAGTAATACAGCAGAATATGGCGATTATGTAACTGGACCACGTGTGGTAACAGAAGATACGAAGAAAGCTATGAAGGATGTATTGACTGACATTCAACAAGGTAAATTTGCTCGTGACTTCATCCTTGAAAATCAATCTGGACGTGCATTCCTGACGGCTACTCGTCGTAATGAAGCTAACCATCCGATTGAAGTAGTGGGCGGACAATTGCGTGAAATGATGCATTGGATCAAAAAGTAA
- the ilvB gene encoding biosynthetic-type acetolactate synthase large subunit: MSAQIPEVRSTDELRQKWMKPEVITGSEILLRSLLLEGVECVFGYPGGAVLYIYDAMYGFKDFKHVLTRHEQGAIHAADGYARASGKVGVCIATSGPGATNLVTGIATAYMDSVPLVVITGNVVSSLIGTDAFQEADITGITMPITKHSYLVRDVEDLPRIIHEAFHIANTGRKGPVLIDIPKDVSAAQTLFVPQTEPVTMRGYNPNVLPNKIQLDKLTQAIAEAERPFILAGGGVVYSGGHEALYEFVRKTEIPIATTLLGLGGFPSGHELWTGMPGMHGTYTSNQAIQQSDLLICIGARFDDRVTGKLDGFAPQAKIVHIDIDPAEIGKNVAADIPIVGDVKAVLELLNQDVKRADLADAWRAQIQQWKAAKPFSYKDSETVLKPQWVIELLDKTTKGGAIVTTDVGQHQMWAAQYYKFNQPRSWVTSGGLGTMGFGFPSAIGAQMANPDRLVISINGDGGMQMCSQELAICAINNIPVKIVIINNQVLGMVRQWQELIYNNRYSHIDLAGSPDFVKLAEAYGVKGLRATNKEEARRAWQEALDTPGPVVVEFVVSKEENVYPMVTQGSTIDQMLMGDE; the protein is encoded by the coding sequence ATGAGTGCACAAATTCCTGAAGTTAGGTCAACCGATGAATTACGTCAAAAGTGGATGAAGCCTGAGGTGATTACAGGTTCGGAAATTTTACTCCGTAGCCTTTTGCTGGAGGGAGTAGAGTGTGTCTTTGGATATCCAGGTGGTGCAGTGCTTTATATCTATGATGCCATGTACGGCTTCAAGGATTTCAAGCATGTCCTCACTCGTCATGAGCAGGGAGCTATTCATGCGGCAGATGGTTATGCACGGGCAAGCGGTAAAGTTGGTGTCTGTATCGCGACTTCCGGACCTGGAGCGACAAACCTGGTAACTGGCATAGCGACAGCTTATATGGATTCGGTGCCGTTGGTGGTCATCACGGGTAATGTTGTATCTTCCCTGATCGGTACAGATGCTTTCCAGGAAGCTGATATCACGGGAATTACAATGCCGATTACGAAACACAGCTATCTGGTGAGAGATGTAGAGGATCTGCCGCGAATCATCCATGAGGCATTTCATATTGCCAATACAGGTAGAAAAGGACCAGTACTGATTGATATTCCGAAGGATGTCTCCGCAGCCCAGACGTTGTTTGTTCCACAGACGGAACCTGTGACCATGCGGGGTTACAACCCGAATGTGTTGCCCAACAAAATTCAACTAGACAAGCTGACTCAAGCTATCGCCGAAGCAGAACGTCCATTCATTCTGGCAGGTGGAGGAGTTGTATACTCCGGTGGACATGAAGCACTTTACGAATTTGTTCGTAAAACGGAAATTCCGATTGCAACAACATTGCTTGGTTTGGGAGGATTCCCAAGTGGACATGAGCTCTGGACAGGGATGCCGGGAATGCACGGAACATACACTTCCAATCAGGCGATTCAACAGTCGGATTTGCTGATCTGTATTGGTGCCCGCTTTGATGATCGGGTGACAGGCAAGTTGGATGGATTTGCTCCTCAAGCCAAAATTGTACACATTGATATCGATCCTGCTGAAATCGGAAAAAATGTTGCCGCGGATATTCCAATCGTAGGCGACGTGAAGGCAGTATTGGAATTGCTGAATCAGGATGTGAAACGCGCGGATCTGGCAGATGCATGGAGAGCGCAAATTCAGCAATGGAAAGCTGCGAAACCTTTTTCTTATAAGGATTCTGAAACAGTGCTTAAACCACAATGGGTTATTGAATTGTTGGATAAAACGACCAAGGGCGGAGCAATCGTTACGACGGACGTAGGACAGCATCAAATGTGGGCAGCACAGTATTACAAATTCAATCAGCCACGTTCATGGGTCACCTCCGGTGGACTGGGTACGATGGGATTTGGTTTCCCTTCTGCCATCGGCGCTCAGATGGCCAATCCTGACAGATTGGTAATATCGATTAACGGAGACGGCGGCATGCAGATGTGTTCGCAGGAATTAGCCATCTGTGCAATCAATAACATTCCGGTCAAAATCGTAATCATCAACAACCAGGTACTTGGAATGGTTCGCCAATGGCAGGAATTGATCTATAACAATCGGTACAGTCACATTGACCTGGCTGGAAGCCCGGATTTTGTGAAACTGGCCGAAGCATACGGTGTCAAAGGACTGCGTGCTACGAATAAGGAAGAAGCACGTCGGGCTTGGCAGGAGGCGCTTGATACACCCGGACCGGTCGTTGTCGAGTTTGTAGTCAGCAAGGAAGAGAATGTATATCCGATGGTGACGCAAGGTTCGACAATTGATCAAATGCTGATGGGGGACGAGTAA
- the leuB gene encoding 3-isopropylmalate dehydrogenase, producing the protein MADVKKIAVIAGDGIGPEVVAEAEKILKRTEEVFGLSFETEHALFGGIAIDKKGTPLPEETLAVCQSADAVLLGAVGGPQWDNNPKELRPETGLLGIRKELGLFSNLRPAVVFDCLKDASTLKPEVLEGTDLIVVRELTGGIYFGEKYRRESAQGEEAVDTCAYNVTEVERIVRQSFEIAQKRRKKLASVDKANVLETSRLWREVVNRVAVDYPDVELEHVLVDNCAMQLLRRPSSFDVIVTENMFGDILSDEAAMLTGSIGMLSSASLGEGSFGLYEPVHGSAPDIAGQGLANPIATILSVALMFRLTFGYEKAADAIEKAVAEVLDAGHRTADIAVDKSQAISTTQMGDLIAAAIR; encoded by the coding sequence ATGGCAGACGTTAAAAAGATTGCAGTAATAGCGGGAGACGGAATCGGACCTGAAGTGGTCGCAGAGGCAGAGAAAATTTTGAAACGTACGGAAGAAGTATTTGGCCTTTCATTTGAAACAGAGCATGCGCTGTTCGGCGGGATTGCCATTGATAAGAAAGGGACTCCATTGCCGGAAGAAACACTGGCCGTATGTCAATCTGCAGATGCCGTGCTGTTGGGAGCGGTAGGAGGACCACAATGGGACAACAATCCTAAGGAGCTTCGTCCTGAAACCGGATTGCTCGGTATTCGCAAAGAGCTTGGTCTGTTTTCAAATCTTCGTCCTGCTGTCGTTTTCGATTGTCTTAAGGACGCATCTACTTTGAAACCAGAGGTACTGGAAGGAACGGACTTGATCGTGGTGCGCGAACTGACGGGCGGCATTTATTTCGGTGAGAAGTATAGACGAGAGAGTGCTCAGGGTGAAGAAGCGGTCGATACTTGCGCATATAATGTAACAGAAGTAGAGCGTATTGTTCGTCAATCCTTCGAAATTGCACAAAAACGTCGCAAAAAACTCGCATCGGTGGATAAGGCTAATGTACTGGAAACTTCCCGTTTGTGGCGTGAAGTCGTTAACCGGGTCGCTGTAGATTACCCAGATGTCGAGCTTGAGCATGTATTGGTTGATAACTGTGCCATGCAATTGTTGCGTCGTCCATCTAGTTTTGACGTCATCGTAACGGAAAATATGTTTGGTGACATTCTTAGTGATGAAGCAGCTATGCTGACCGGGTCCATCGGTATGCTCTCCTCTGCATCACTGGGAGAAGGCAGCTTCGGTCTGTACGAGCCGGTGCACGGCTCGGCGCCTGATATTGCAGGCCAAGGACTGGCGAATCCTATTGCAACAATTTTGTCCGTTGCTTTGATGTTCCGCCTCACCTTCGGGTACGAGAAAGCAGCTGACGCTATTGAGAAGGCGGTAGCTGAGGTACTGGATGCAGGACACCGTACGGCAGATATCGCAGTGGATAAATCACAAGCGATCTCGACTACCCAAATGGGCGATTTAATTGCAGCAGCTATTCGCTAA
- a CDS encoding GNAT family N-acetyltransferase has translation MIRKRCAQDDNMIFRLIEQELVPLSHLSAQEMDQIRKELPRRLNRGITFVACRPDNAQVVGFIHVMLHGELLYIDLIAISSAHQGKRYGKKLLEYAEQYGRLRRCKRAKVMVDEDNVRGIHFYLRHQYHMLRYVALSRCHELEKSL, from the coding sequence ATGATTCGCAAACGATGCGCCCAAGATGACAACATGATCTTTCGTCTAATCGAGCAAGAGCTTGTCCCTCTATCGCATTTAAGTGCCCAAGAAATGGATCAAATACGTAAAGAATTACCCCGGCGCTTAAACCGGGGCATCACTTTTGTAGCTTGCAGACCGGATAATGCACAGGTTGTTGGCTTCATTCATGTTATGCTGCATGGAGAACTATTATACATTGATTTGATCGCAATTTCTTCGGCTCATCAAGGTAAAAGATACGGAAAAAAGTTGCTGGAGTATGCCGAGCAATACGGCAGACTGCGACGTTGCAAGCGGGCTAAAGTGATGGTGGACGAAGACAATGTGCGAGGGATCCATTTTTATCTACGCCATCAATACCACATGCTACGATATGTGGCTCTAAGCCGATGTCACGAACTCGAAAAGTCACTGTGA
- a CDS encoding ABC transporter permease, whose translation MSWLTLGELIHTTLVFATAIIFASLGGVFSEKSGVTNLGLEGLMVFGAFAAGVGGFYAEQAGLGGTSAAWVGVLSAAVFGILVSLIHAVASITFKADQVISGIVINFLAAGSTLYMVKLLFEGDGDTGRIQGFNEISIPYLVDIPIAGKAFFQAYPTTYLAILLVIIGYFTLYKTPFGLRLRSVGEHPGAADTVGIKVNRLRYIGVMISGALAGIGGATITLTTTNMFSHNTVSGQGYIAIAAMIFGKWNPLGAFGAAVFFGFSQAIRNYVQLFAWSQSIPQEIIFMLPYLLTIIVLVAAVGRSRAPAALGQLYDPSKR comes from the coding sequence ATGAGTTGGTTAACACTTGGTGAATTAATCCATACAACGCTCGTTTTTGCGACGGCGATTATTTTTGCGTCTCTTGGCGGAGTTTTTTCGGAAAAATCCGGTGTAACGAATCTTGGACTGGAAGGTCTTATGGTGTTTGGCGCGTTTGCGGCAGGTGTGGGCGGATTTTATGCTGAGCAAGCAGGATTAGGTGGCACCTCTGCGGCTTGGGTAGGTGTGCTGTCAGCTGCGGTGTTCGGTATTCTGGTTTCGCTAATTCATGCTGTAGCCTCTATTACATTCAAGGCTGATCAGGTAATCAGCGGGATTGTCATTAACTTCTTGGCAGCAGGTAGTACACTTTACATGGTTAAGCTGTTATTTGAGGGTGATGGGGACACCGGTCGAATTCAAGGTTTTAACGAGATATCCATTCCTTATCTTGTGGATATTCCGATTGCAGGAAAAGCATTCTTCCAAGCCTATCCAACGACATATCTAGCTATTCTATTAGTTATTATCGGCTACTTTACTTTGTATAAAACTCCGTTTGGCTTGCGTTTGCGTTCAGTAGGGGAGCATCCGGGTGCAGCCGATACCGTGGGGATCAAGGTCAATCGCCTTCGTTATATCGGTGTTATGATTAGTGGTGCGTTGGCTGGGATTGGTGGAGCTACGATCACTTTGACTACAACCAATATGTTCTCACATAATACCGTTTCAGGGCAGGGCTATATTGCTATTGCGGCTATGATTTTCGGTAAATGGAATCCGCTCGGTGCTTTTGGAGCGGCAGTGTTTTTCGGTTTTTCACAAGCAATTCGCAACTATGTGCAGTTGTTTGCATGGTCGCAAAGTATTCCCCAGGAAATTATTTTTATGTTGCCGTATCTCCTGACAATTATTGTGCTGGTAGCGGCAGTTGGACGTTCACGCGCTCCGGCCGCTTTGGGTCAACTGTATGATCCAAGCAAGCGTTAA
- a CDS encoding peroxiredoxin — translation MAERLVGRPAPDFALETVSGDGQEFGSVKLSDYRGKWLVFFFYPLDFTFVCPTEITALSDAADQFKELDTEILGISVDSVHSHKAWINTAKENNGLGKLNFPLASDITKKTASDYGVLIEEEGVALRGLFIIDPEGELKYQVVNHNDVGRSVEETLRVLQALQSGGLCPMNWKPGDKNL, via the coding sequence ATGGCAGAAAGATTGGTAGGAAGACCCGCACCTGATTTTGCATTGGAAACAGTATCTGGAGACGGTCAAGAATTTGGCTCGGTGAAACTTTCCGATTACCGTGGCAAGTGGCTCGTATTTTTCTTCTATCCACTGGATTTCACGTTTGTATGCCCAACAGAAATTACAGCATTGAGCGATGCTGCTGACCAATTCAAAGAGCTTGATACTGAAATTTTGGGTATCAGTGTAGACTCCGTGCACAGCCACAAAGCATGGATCAACACAGCTAAAGAAAACAACGGTCTGGGCAAACTGAACTTCCCATTGGCTTCTGACATCACGAAAAAAACAGCAAGCGACTATGGCGTTCTGATCGAAGAAGAAGGCGTTGCATTGCGCGGCTTGTTCATCATTGATCCAGAAGGCGAACTGAAATATCAAGTGGTTAACCACAACGATGTAGGCCGCAGTGTAGAAGAAACATTGCGTGTACTGCAAGCTTTGCAATCCGGTGGCTTGTGCCCAATGAACTGGAAACCAGGCGATAAAAATCTGTAA
- the ilvN gene encoding acetolactate synthase small subunit — protein sequence MTTKNTIAVLVNDHPGVLQRVSGLFGRRGFNIESITVGQSEEVGLSRMVIVTVGDENNLEQIEKQLYKLVDVIKVIDLSSKPMVARELAMIKVKAEPPQRPEIMGVVETFRAAVIDVGTTSLIVQVIGDTEKIDAMIELLKPYGIRELTRTGVTAMIRGNA from the coding sequence ATGACGACAAAAAATACCATTGCTGTACTGGTAAATGATCATCCCGGCGTTTTGCAACGTGTATCTGGACTGTTTGGTCGCCGTGGCTTCAACATTGAAAGCATAACTGTGGGTCAATCGGAGGAAGTTGGATTATCCCGTATGGTCATTGTGACTGTAGGAGATGAGAACAACCTGGAGCAGATTGAAAAGCAGCTTTACAAGCTGGTTGATGTGATCAAGGTCATTGATCTCAGTTCCAAGCCGATGGTTGCTCGGGAATTGGCAATGATTAAGGTAAAGGCTGAACCGCCCCAGCGACCAGAAATTATGGGCGTGGTAGAAACGTTCAGAGCAGCTGTAATTGATGTTGGAACGACGAGCTTAATTGTTCAGGTCATTGGCGATACCGAAAAAATTGATGCAATGATCGAATTGCTGAAGCCTTATGGTATTCGCGAGTTGACCCGAACCGGGGTTACAGCTATGATACGTGGCAATGCATAA
- a CDS encoding ABC transporter permease gives MANLLKIFTKDSFVLALVSIILGLILGAIVMLIGGYDPIVAYSALFSRVYGDSYNFGEAIREMTPLILTGLAFAFAARAGLFNIGGEGQFLVGMTAASIVGIKLHGLPAILHAPLAVIAGAVFGGLWAAIAGYLKAKRGVNEVITCIMMNWIGLYLANLVINQFALMEGENRSVDIQPSASISIDWLSQMMGNARVHWGTVIAVLAAVFFYIFMWKTKQGYELRAVGFNQDASRYAGMNVNRNIIKAMFISGVFAGLAGAFEVLGVFHYQSVMAGSPGTGFDGIAVSLIGMNNPFGVLLGSVLFGTLTYGSAGMSFSADVPPEIIRVVIGSIIFFIAAQGIVRWVVKPLYSKRKKEKVL, from the coding sequence ATGGCTAACCTATTGAAAATATTCACAAAAGACTCCTTTGTTCTGGCTCTGGTCTCTATTATTCTAGGCCTCATTCTGGGTGCTATCGTGATGTTGATTGGCGGGTATGATCCTATTGTGGCTTATTCCGCTTTGTTTAGCCGTGTGTACGGAGATTCCTACAATTTTGGCGAAGCGATCCGTGAGATGACACCGTTGATTTTAACAGGCTTGGCATTTGCTTTTGCGGCTCGTGCCGGGTTGTTTAACATCGGTGGCGAAGGTCAGTTTTTGGTCGGTATGACAGCTGCTTCGATTGTAGGTATCAAACTTCATGGGCTGCCTGCTATCCTTCATGCACCGCTGGCTGTGATCGCAGGAGCTGTTTTCGGAGGCTTGTGGGCTGCGATTGCTGGCTATTTGAAGGCCAAGCGAGGCGTGAACGAAGTTATTACATGTATTATGATGAACTGGATCGGTCTGTATTTGGCTAATTTGGTAATTAATCAGTTCGCACTTATGGAAGGCGAAAATCGCTCTGTGGATATCCAACCTTCCGCTTCTATTTCCATTGATTGGCTGTCCCAGATGATGGGGAATGCTCGGGTTCATTGGGGCACAGTTATTGCTGTGCTGGCGGCAGTGTTTTTCTATATTTTCATGTGGAAAACAAAGCAGGGCTATGAGCTTCGCGCTGTCGGATTTAATCAGGATGCATCCCGCTATGCAGGTATGAATGTAAATCGTAATATCATAAAAGCGATGTTTATTAGTGGTGTTTTTGCCGGATTGGCTGGTGCCTTTGAGGTGCTGGGGGTTTTCCATTATCAATCTGTCATGGCAGGATCACCAGGAACCGGCTTTGACGGTATCGCTGTGTCTTTGATCGGGATGAATAATCCGTTCGGTGTGTTGCTCGGTTCTGTTTTGTTCGGAACGCTCACGTATGGTTCTGCGGGAATGAGCTTTAGCGCGGATGTACCGCCAGAAATTATCCGGGTAGTTATTGGCTCGATTATTTTCTTCATTGCGGCCCAAGGTATTGTGCGTTGGGTTGTGAAGCCGCTCTACTCCAAGCGGAAGAAAGAGAAGGTGTTGTAA